The window AAAAGATCTTTTTTtcattctgtctctttttctcaatttcaatGCCACTTCTGACTAAGCCTTCAGTCAGTTCAAATGAAGTTTGCATTGGCTCAAGTTTATGCTCCTTGCTCTGCTGGCCACCACTCACCTAGGTATACCAGATCCCATAGTGCTCACAACTCTCATCTTCTAGATTCTAGTCCAAGAAATCAGAAATGCTCTCTCTGTGTCCTATCTACCAAGTAATCCTGTGTTATGGCCAGAAAGTTCTGGGTGGCCATGTTCCATGTTCTTCGCTGTACTATGTATTCAGCTATCTCTCTTAGGCTAGTACTCTCCCTGTGGGTGGTGGTCTCACTTCTTCCACGTTCATTTCTACGGCACTTTTGTAAAGCCCACAGCTCTTTCTTCCTATTCAgtttccttctggaagtgctTTGCTGTTTGGCTAGTGAGGCTCCTGGAATCTGAGGGACCATTTTTATTCTAAGTATAGCTGGGAGGGATACATGTTTTATTGTTCTCTCTTGTGGACTTGTTTTCCAAGCATTGATGCTGTGGGCTCCACTTGCAAGACAGCTCAGAACCTTGGGGGTATATATTGTCTACTTATATTGTCTACTCTGCCTCTGTGGACTCACGCTTGCCTTAGCCTTGCTTTATGGTTAGCCCATGGGCTTCCTCAATGTATTGCTGCTTTTTGCTCTTGACTCCCTGGTTTGTGGTAGACCTTCCATTTCTTTCATAAGTGTCATGGTATTTTCAGCTGCATCTCTCTTAAAAAGTGTCTCTCCAGATATCCAATGACGACTTCCACTGCTAATCATACTAGTTCCTAAACTGGCCACTGATTAGGAATTACCTAAACACATTTCTGCTGCTATTATACAAGTACAATGATGAATGGACCAGAAACTGTTGAGATTAAAGCCACCAACAACATTAATggaaattttctaaatacaatactGTATGCATGAGAAAGGAAATTAAATACCTCCCCTAGAAATGCaagactatagaaatgtctaATTCACTATCCCACTGCTCTCTCTAACAGTTCCTCCCCATGATATGAGATTGGGTATCAAAAGACAATTTTCTTGTGTGTCCTTATATAATTCATTGGTCCCCACTGAACATCAATTTCTTCATTGGCACAATGGGGGTACTAATTATATTCCTGCTTAAATTGAATAAGGAAAAATGTCCACAGGTTATGAAAACTCTCAGAGCATAATGTGTCATCTTTCATTAATGCAAGTAACAGTAATCTTTTCATGGTTTTACTTCCAATCTTCCTCTTATAGACTGGtgcccagaagaaaaaaaaaattatttgttctcTGTGGAAGTCATTTTGAGGAAGGAAATCCAAATACATCTCCTTTTCTGAGATCCAATATGGTTGGGTATTCTGAGAAAAATATCATGCTTTTAAATCAAATTATCTGATTGTATTGaatgtttgtgtttattttactatttctatGCCTTTGATAAATATGCTGTGGATGTCCCACCTTTATCTCAGAATACTGTGGACTATCAGTGCAAGCTGTTTAGAGATTTAGACTGAATGgttaaatgagaaataataatCCTCCAACCACAACCACTTTAGGGTTTTAATAattatatgtagaaaaaaaaactaaaaggaaaaataatattaaaaaatagagattgGAAGTATAAGGTTCTGCTGCCCCTATCCACATGGAGTTGCTCCAAGCAGTTTTGCCTTTGAAGAATCAGTTGTGCTtttattaagcaaaaataaaaattttccaataCTGTTTCCCAAAATGTTGGCATTAATATCTGAATTGAAGGACGTTGACTAAGAAAGAAGTGTGATCACTGACACCTAGGGGTCTGAAGTGCGGGTTCGCACATGGAAAAGATGAAGGATGCGCTGCCGGATCTCCTTCGTCTTCATTCCATAGACAACGGGGTTGAGCACAGGAGGGACAAGCAAGTAGGTGTTGGCCATGATGACGGGCAGGAGGGCGTCATGCCGCTTGCCAAAGCGGTGCACCATGGACAAGCCAATAAACGGTACATAGAATATGAAAACAGCACACACATGAGACACACAAGTGCTGAATGCCTTTGTCTGGGCTTCACGTGTCAAGCCCAGCACAGTCTTGAGGATAAGCAGAtatgacaaggaaatgagaaggGAGTCCAGGCCAATGGCAGAGATGATGACAATGAGGCCATAAATGACATTAACCTGGATATCAGCACAGGCCAGCTTCATGACATCTTGGTGTAAGCAGTAAGAATGGGAAAGGATATTGGAGCGGCAGAAAGGCAGCCGTTTGATGAAGACAGGCAGGGGTGCCATTAGTGCAGCACCTCGTACCATAGCCGCCATGCCGATCTTGGTAACTCGAGGCAATGTTAGCACAGTGGCATGGTGTAGTGGGTGGCAGATTGCCACATAGCGGTCAAAGGCCATGGCCAGCAATACAGTGGACTCCATGCCAGATAAGGAGTGGATGGCAAACATCTGTAGCAGACAAGCATTAAACTGGATGGTAGTAGAATTGAACCAGAAGATGGCCATCATTTTGGGCATGGATGAAGTGGAGATGAGAATGTCAAGGCCAGAAAGCatgcaaagaaaaatatacatgggTTCATGTAAGCTGTGTTCAGTCCGCACAATGTAGATGATTGTCAAGTTACCTAGCACAGCAATTAAGTACAGAGAGCATAATGGGAATGCCAACCAGAACTGAGCTTCTTCCAAGCCGGGAAGGCCTATTAGAATGAAATATGTGGCACTGGATTCATTGCCATTAGGGCCCATCTTAGTGAAGAAGCTGAGCTGCAACCAGTGCCAGGCTGGGAGAGGCTGGAATGCAAAGACAAGCCAGTGTCAGATCCTCTGGAATCACAATACCACACTCTTTTCCTCCATGCTGATGACCCAGTCTCTGACTCAAACTTTAACTTCATTGTTCATTCAAACTCTAATTCTATCCTAAACTCAACTTAACCACCCTTCAAATCTCAAGGCCCAAATAAAAATTCACCAAGCCTACTTAGTAACCCCACCCTTGACTACAAAAGTGATGCGTGTAAATAAAGATTGCTGAGGTGAAAAATGTCTGACTTGGGTTTGCTCAGATCATCTCTCTCAGTTGAAACAATTAGagaattaattttcttctttccacCATCCACAAATATTCACATGCTCTTACTTTTTATTAGATTgcttatataatatacataataaatacatgtaaatCTATACTCAGTTATAATTTAGGAGCTAGCTATGAAAATAGTGTCATTTATTGTTAGAGtatatttaagataattttatCTTGGGGAGAAAAAGCAAGAATAGATTTACAAGATCTGACTTTAACAACTGGGATAGGGCCTTCTGCATGGGCAACCAAAGAAGAGTTGAGTGGGAAGAAGAGCTCATGCCAGCATCAGGAGGGGCTCACACCAGTCACTGAGTTCAAGATGTGTCAGTAATCTTTGTTCTATTATTAAGCTGTCACCAAGAGATTCCCTCTGACCAAACACGAGGAGAAAACACTAAAAGCATGAGTGTAGAACAGAGAGTGACAGAGTTCAATTCAAACTGCTGAAGGAAAAAGGTATAAGGGGTCATAATTAATCTAGAATTTAAGGCCAAAAGTCCAAAGCTATTGATGTCGTTTAAGTCTTCCATACTGACCTCTCTGTAGCTTATCACACTTTAAACtgtttccttcttcttaaaacttcctcctccctctgctgtttttcatctctctctgatcACTAGTTTTTGGTCTCCTTTATGAATATTCAACCTTCTCTGCTTGACCATTAAAGTATACTCTTAAATGATTGTGCTCTCAGGTTTTTATTCTGTGTTCTTATTCTATATCCCCCTTCTTGGGCCATGCCATTCCCTTCAGTAAATCCATTTGTTATGTATAAACTATTGATTCCCAAATCTATATAGCAAGCCCTGAATTATCTTGTGTGTTGCAGACTCATAATTCTAAAATCTTACTAAAAGGATCTACCTACGTATTTCTCAAGCACATCAAACTCTCTCTATCCAAAAACAAATTCTTTCAAAGGCAGTGTTGTATAGCTATTAAGAATATGAGCTCTGAAATCAATCCGggattcaaatcccagtcagAAACTTCCTTAGGTGTACAATCTGCATCTAATCAATTAagctttctaagcctcagttttctcatctttaaaatgaggataatagtcTCTGCCTAACAGAGATCAATTTGAGGATCAAATAAGATGATGAGTGTGCGTCCTGGACagtaagctcagttggttaagagcatcatctggaaacaaggttgtgggtttgatctccagccagggcccatatagaaagcaaccaaaaaaaaaagcacaactgagtagaacaacaaatgcttccttttcccctccccatctctcccttcttctctctgtctctcaaaaaatcaataaaaattaaactctggctgaatagcttggttggctggagTGGCatccagagcatggaggttgccagttcaattcccctgtcagagcacatagaGTAGCAgcttgttcttctctctctccctacctctctcaaaaaagaagaaaaatgatgagCCTGAAGCATTTAACACAATgccaggcacatagtaagtgtgcaaaaaaaaattctatctgtTGTTGTTAACTGTTTTTCCTCTAGggtttcctgtttttgttttgatggCCGAAATAGTCACACAAGCCAGATACTCTGATTCTGACTGCAATGACTCTCATTTAACCTTTTTCAACTGCACAGTCCCAATAATCTTCTAACCAAAAGAAATCAGTTCACTaactattgatttttaaaaaattcctttgaaAGCTCCAAATTAATTCTAGAATAAAGATAAATAGTTAGGCTGCAGTAAAAGCTCTGTCTTTCAGCATCTGGCCCTAGGTTTCTCTCTTACCTCCCCCTGCCATGGCCACTATGATTCAGCCATGTTAGAATACATAGCGTTTTATAAAGTGGCATTGATTCCAtgcctctgtgcctttttttcatttttacttcttgTCCATTTGTCAAGATCATCCTCCCAGACCTCCTTCCTTTTTTACTAAGCAAAATCTTTACTCATTTTTCACATCCTGGCTTACTACCTCTATCTCTCTTCTACACTGTTTTCCTAATTATCTTACCCCTGGGGTATAATTCAATATTTCCTTCTCTGTGCTCCCAAAGACTataattattgtataattgtTTTCCTTAAATTATGAATTCTTAATGGTAGAAACCCTATTATATTTATTAGTGTTCAGttaatgtttactttaaaaaaataaaaattagttttatcaAAGGAATAATCTCTCAATAGGTATCTAGTGAGTGTAACACAGCCAAGAATGTAGGAAGGATCACACTTGTCTGAACTTGAGACTTTTGAGAAGAATAAAAGAATGTTTGAAAGGTTAATGGGCCAGAGGTGGTCTTAACTTCAGAACATAAATCTTTAGGGTCAAAAAGAAAAGACCTCATTTCCTCTTACCCAGGAAATCAGGAGGCATAAAGAGGGTTCGTGGAGAACAGAAGAGGGGCAAAGCCTTGGctctaaataaatgtaaagtaGGCATCTTATGGTGTGTGTCCAAGAGAGGAGTAGATGTAAGATCCCTCACCGAGAGGCATTAGCAGGAAAGCGCTGATTCTCCAGAAAGCCAGATATCCATACCACCTAGAAACTTCACATGAACAGCCATGGTGGTACAGGGTAATTACCAGGATATCAATGTGCTGCCTTAGGTGACATGTTGGGAAGGAATTACCCATTGCTATATTCAATCCCATAACTTGTGAGGCTGAAGTGATGCAATGAGAAGAATCTTGGGAGTAGGAATGCAAGTTTCAGCCATACATAAATGCAGAAGACAATAATAACTCATAGTCCCGCAATAAACTTATATGAGATTATGTAAAAAGGCACTGTAAAAACTGCATTAGTGTGCAAAgcactttcttttatatttccataaaaaTAGGAAACAAGACCTCTGATAAATATGGAATTCCTAAAAACTTTTCATTTCCCTGTTATTTTTCACCTTCATTGCCACTCCACCTCAAGCACATACTTACATACACACAATGACAAGCAGTCAGTCTCACAATGGCAAAAACTAAGCATTGATATGGAGAAATCAGAGAGGAAGATTCAGCTGGACAGGAAGGGAGGTGTTGTGGCAGCAGGATAGGGCAGCTGTCACTGGAGGTAAAATATCAGGCTGGACCTCAGAAGGCTGCAGcaggagagaaataaaggaatgGACCGGGAGCAAGCCAGAGGGCCCAAGTACCACCTTCCAGACTGCTCATCCCTGAAGCATCCTAATCTCACAGTCCCACCAGGAGGCTGGCAGAGGGACCAAATGACTTTCACCCTGAGCACCTGCTGGTGATTTAGAACCACAGGCACATACTCAGAGATAGAACTTCTGGGGCTCTGGAGAAAATTGGTAATAAATCATTCTAGTTTGAAAATAAAGCATAATCAAGGAACAATAAAAGGAACAGTTTTgtctttttggtgtgtgtgtgtgtgtgcgtgtgtctgtgtgtgtctgtgtgtctgtgttagAAAGTCCATCCACACTATTCTCACCTCCAGGGAATAATCCCGTGCTTACAACTTCTCTCTGAAAACATCTCACTATCTTAGGAAGTCCCAAATGTGTTTCTTAGTTAGAGAACTGTAAAAGACATCTTGGGTTTTTCTTGAGGATGAGGGAGGAGCCCCCAGCTTCAAAGAGTAGAAATCCACATTGGGGTCTTCAATCCTCTTCATTCCTTCCTCTGGCCTCTAAAGCTCTGTCCCCCAGTGCCAGCTCAGCCCCCTGACCAGCCTTCCTCACCCTCTTGTGCAGACTCCCTCAGCTCCTGCCTTCTCAAAACCCCATGGAAGAGCAGCAGGAAGACAGGCCAGAGTTATCAGCTATAGCTCCTTTGACccacagaaaaaaatgaggtcACTCCCAACACTGATTGTATTGTTTTTATGATAATAGCAGAAATCATTGAATGCCTACAAAATTGCAGGTACTGCATAAAGCTTATCCCTAACCCAAGAACAATGTTGCATGGAAAGAATTCTATGCATCTTATCTATATTAGATATGAGAAAACTGATGTCCCAAGGGGCAAGTAATGTTGCTAGGGTTTAATAGTTGACTGGTAAAGCAGAAATTTAACTTAAATTGTCTAACTCCAAAGTCTGTACATTTTTCCTTAATCTAGGCTTCCTTTAATTTTGTGTACTTTCTGAAAGCTAACAAATTCTGCCCAAgagggaaggtagaagagggCTTGATAAACAGGATTATCTGGCTCAGGTAGACCCCTGGAAGGGAACCCAAACAGACAGTAAAAAAGACCTCTTGACTGAGACATGAGCACGCTCCGCCTTTCAGGCCCAACTCCTCAGGCTGTGGCATGGGCAGCTCCCACAGGGGAACTTGAAAAGGTTTCTCCTCTACCAAGTACTTCCTTCATATAGGGTTAGACTCTCTCATCAACCTGTCAGGTATTAGTAATCCCATTTGATAGAGAAGGATGTTGAGGATTAGTAGGATCTCTCATTTCAAACCCATGTGTGCCTTCCAATAGGCCAGGCTCTGTCTTGCCCCTTTCCCAGTCTCCCCAAGAACAGAGAGATGCTTTTTAAGGACTATTTTAATGTTAATCTCCAAGAAATCCAAAATTTGAGAACCCACGTCCGGAGGGCATCTCCAGAATTTGGGACACCTGACCTGTTCTCCCCACTTAGGTTCAATagggaagggaaataaaagaaggtgggagagagtaCTTGTGGTCACTGCCATATCTGAGCTAAGCACACAGAATGCTCCATGCCTAGAACAACGGGTGGAGGTCTTGGGTACTACTGCTAGCCTCTGTGGGAACATCAGGCAGAGAATGTCTTTATAGGGAAGCCCCCAGGCCCAGAGAGAAAAAGCCAAcctagggggcaatgctatgACCCACAAGGACATTCAGGGCTCATCACTCAATCTGTGAAGAAGCCCCTTTTCCTAACACTCCATCAGGGTGGTAGCTGCAGAATCACATCCACTCCAAATTATCACATCCTCTGTCCCCCATACTTTGGAACCCTTGCAGGACCTTGGCCATTCATTTCAGAATGGCCAAGATGAGAATGGAAGGATAATTTCCAACTCAATAAAAAGTGAAGCTCTCAGCCCTACTCTACTTATTCAATTAAGCCTGGCCCCCCAAAATCACTCCTATGCAGAGCCCCCGGGGTTTCTGGTACCTGACCTAAGGAGGACCAGAGTCAATAAGGGTCTCAGAGAGCTGGAAAGCTGAACCTAGTTATCAGTGGCCATCACAGTTATTCTGGCTGTCGCCAGCATACAGGGAgatgtggtgcagtggacagtaaGATCTGGGACTTTGATTAAAACATTGATTGCTTTAATAATTACTAATTGGCTATCTACTGAGGACCAGACTCTGTGCTAAGCACTGGAGGTATTAAGATGCAGTGTAAACAAGCCACAGTTCAGGCCTCCAGCAGTGGGGAAAAAGTGAGACAAATATGTGGCCACCACCACATGCTGTGATAAATGCTAGGACAAGGATCCTGAGAGCCAATAGACAATAGCTCACCAAGTTGTCAAACTCAGAAGGCTTCCTTGAGGAAGTGTCATCTGCACTAAGACTTATGGGGCCAGTGGCAGTTAACCAGACAGGGTTGGGGGCATGGGAACAGAAAGATACAGTTAGATGATAAAAATACATAGAGTGCCTACTATTTGCCCCCAGCTGGAGATAAAACAGTGtatagaacagaaaaaagatCACTGTTCTCATGGAACTCATGCACTAGGAGGGTgacaaattaacaaataaataagaaagaacatTTCATACAAAGATAAGTGCACTGAAGACAAGACATAGTTATAGGAGGCAAAGGATGGACAGGACTCGCATATTTGAGATGAAAGTCAGTGCAAGTCTCACCGAGGAGGTGACATGTAAGCTGAGAACTGTGATGATGTAATACCATTCTAAGGTCTAGGCATTATTAAAGGCAGAAGAGACAGGAGAAAAATGTCCTAAGTCAAGAATGAGTTTGGGGGTTCATAGAACAGAAAGAAGGTCAATGTGGCTGGAGTGTCAAGAGGACAGGAGAGTTTTAGAAGATAAGGACAGAGACGGGGGAAGGGACCAGATCATGTAGTGGCTTGCAAGACAAGGCAAGGAGCTTTGATTTAATTCTGAATGATCTGGAGGAATTTAAGCAACAGGCTTGatctaatttgttttttaaagtgcactctcacaaataaaaagacccagagagaaagagaacatacCTTGTTTGGAAAGCTGCAAGTGGTTCAGTGTGACTCATGTAAAGAATACAAGGCAGTGTAGACACTAATTAGCGTTTTAAATGGGCTAAAGACTAAACCTTGATCCTAGGCGCAGAGCCCCAGGAAGATTGCTAAATCTCCATTTCAGCCACAGCCTGACTCGGATGCAGAGCATCCAACTGACCTGGACCCCCATTCAGAGCCCACACCACAGACAGAGCTATAATGTGACCCCGAATCACACACTGAGCTTGGACCACATTACCAACCCGGGACAGGCCCTGTTCACACACTGAACCCCAACCTAATTCTAGCCCCATTGCAACCCCCTGTTTTCTGTCCCTGTTCACCTTCACTTAGGCCAACTCCTGCCAGGCTCTAGATAGGCACCCAGTAAACTGATCACTGGAAAGTTCCTTGAAAACTACCCATAAGCAGCATCTAACACCATCTATGCTTCTCTTCGTCACACAGACTGAAACTGGCTGTCCTTTGAGTCAGGGGCCACCTTCATATCCCTGGTCCCACCCCTGTACTTCTGGCTCTTCACAGCCTGCTTTCTCATTCACTCAGCAGGTCTAATGGGAGACACCTAGCTACTAGCAGCCCACATGCCGGATGTACCCCTGCTTTCCGGCACTCACCGCAGCTGCACTGCAATAATGCGTGCCCTTTCCTCCAGCTCTCTTCCTGAAGAGCTCTGGCCGACTACACAGCAGCACAGCTCTCCTGTCTCTACGCCCTCCTTTGGACCTCTCTAgtcagtgttatttatttattctctgtcttatctccttctccttctgcttcttcctgctgggggggggagggtgctgcCCAGAGGGTCTACCAGCAGATATCCCCTCAGTAGCCACCTGTGGGTCTGGTGcatttctcagcttttttttttctgggaaggtGTGCCTGGGGAGATGGAGAAGGCGGGGAAGTAAAGAGAGGGGCTCCCTAGAGTCCTCCCCACATGTTCCCTGTGCTAGTTCCCAGTGTGAAGTGAGAcgggagagaatgagaaaaggcTACAAGAAATTCATTTGTGGGCCCATGATCTTTGTGAGGGGCTTTTCTCCAAGTTTCTTCCCAGTTTCATTAAACTCAGCCAGAGGAAAAGCAGAGTAAGCTTTCAGGGAGACCCCACAATTAAGTGCCAGCTCATCTCCTTGCTGAAGCTTTCTCTGTCCTCCACTTTCTTTCCATGGGTGGCTCCTGCTTGGGTCCTTACTAAACCTGGGTCCTAATGGGCTCATCTGTCTTTCCCAGAGTTTCAGGGCTATATCTCCCTTGTCCCCAGGCTCTGAGTCTCATGTCTAACAAACTCATACCAGCGGTCCCCAGGGATCAtgcctctgccttcctccttgGCCTTGAGTTTCTGTATCTCTGGCTGAAGGAGATGGATGTGATTTCCTTAACTTCCCCTAACCCCAACACCAGTCACAGAAGACCAGGGACATCTAGGTTTTCTCTTAAGGGCAAAATAGCAATGGAAGATTTTAGGGAGTTATAGAACAATTTAAATGTGAAAGCACTATAAATACCTTACATATTTaagtgagttttaaaaaatcacgtctataaataaaacaaagtaaattttagTTGGTTTCTCATTTCTTACAGATTAATTTCACAATTGTAAGTTTCAAATTCACAGCACAGGATGTGTTGACTGAAGCTGTGCAAAAATATAGACAAtgtctgtgtacacacacacaccactaaaAATCACATATACCCACATAAATACACCTACACACTCACAGTCACAATCAGAATACATATTACTTTTATGGAAAAGCAGTCTccaataaagccacatatatgaACATTGGCAGTTTCCACATAAATACAGCCTCCTGCACACGGAAATGTAAACATTTCATGTAGACTGTCTCCTCTCTTATTaccatctccctcccctctcttcaatTAGaatcacccccccaaaaaaataaccACTTGGGGTCCAAGAAAAAAGCTTTATGGACAACACAGCTTCACCGACATGGATTCATGGGACCAAGAACAATTAAAATCATATATCAAGACAAAAATTTATCACAAGCTGTGGCATTTACAGCCTTATCATGTCGAAACTATGTGTTTTTTAattggaagaaagaaataaagaatggcCACTAGATCAGAAACTCTAGGGTAATCATTCTCCAAGATGGCTTCCCCAGACTGGGTCATAAATTCTTTTCTATTGACACATTCCTGGAAACAGAAAGCCAAGATCTATTTAGATAACTAAATGACAGTGCAATGGGTTGGATGCTCCAATCACCAAAAAAGTGAACAGAACACTTGTCCTCCCATATTTGGTAGCATTTGAGGATACTGGAAAGATTATCCTGCTCACCTGCCACCCTGTGAGAATATATGAAGAATCCGTGAACGGATCTCCTTGGTCTTGGCTCCATAGACAATAGGGTTAACCACAGGTGGTAGTAGTAGATAGGTATTAGCCATAATCACAT is drawn from Saccopteryx leptura isolate mSacLep1 chromosome 1, mSacLep1_pri_phased_curated, whole genome shotgun sequence and contains these coding sequences:
- the LOC136388861 gene encoding olfactory receptor 51E1 yields the protein MGPNGNESSATYFILIGLPGLEEAQFWLAFPLCSLYLIAVLGNLTIIYIVRTEHSLHEPMYIFLCMLSGLDILISTSSMPKMMAIFWFNSTTIQFNACLLQMFAIHSLSGMESTVLLAMAFDRYVAICHPLHHATVLTLPRVTKIGMAAMVRGAALMAPLPVFIKRLPFCRSNILSHSYCLHQDVMKLACADIQVNVIYGLIVIISAIGLDSLLISLSYLLILKTVLGLTREAQTKAFSTCVSHVCAVFIFYVPFIGLSMVHRFGKRHDALLPVIMANTYLLVPPVLNPVVYGMKTKEIRQRILHLFHVRTRTSDP